One stretch of Pseudomonas fragi DNA includes these proteins:
- a CDS encoding ABC transporter ATP-binding protein/permease has translation MNQNAEPSVVNDAVRGNFIPRVWRLITPYWRSEERTKAWLLLIAVVALSLVSVGISVWINHWYKDFYNALENKDAKAFWSLIGYFGIIAAAGIVGAVYRLYLTQMLTIRWRRWLTEQHFSRWLAHKNYYQLEQGGYTDNPDQRISEDINSFTDSTLTLGLGLIRNVVSLVSFSIILWGVSGSIEVFGITIPGYMFWCALLYAAVGSWLAHLIGRRLIGLSNQQQRFEADLRFSMVRVRENAESIALYNGEANEHERLSTRFNKVWKNFWTQMKVQKRLTFFTAGYSQIAIIFPFVVAAPRYFAGKIELGELMQINSAFSNVQENFSWFIDAYVTLAAWRATCDRLLSFRQAMTDNEQRLPAIDVQHQGEELQIKDLSLDLADGRPLLHGASLQVQDGERLMLSGRSGSGKSTLLRAMGGLWPRGGGAIRLPRERALFLPQKPYLPIGTLRDALSYPQTGETYSNECYEQVLRTCRLEHLISKLDEVNHWQRLLSGGEQQRLAFARALLYRPQWLYMDESTSAMDEEDEAMVYQALIDQLPGLSIISVGHRSSLARFHPQHVRIVEGQLVAQ, from the coding sequence ATGAATCAGAACGCTGAGCCTTCTGTCGTGAATGATGCTGTGCGTGGGAATTTCATCCCTCGGGTCTGGCGCCTCATAACCCCTTACTGGCGCAGTGAAGAACGTACCAAGGCGTGGTTGCTGTTGATCGCCGTGGTCGCCCTGTCGCTGGTCAGCGTGGGCATCTCGGTGTGGATCAACCACTGGTACAAGGACTTCTACAACGCGCTGGAAAACAAGGATGCCAAGGCGTTCTGGAGCTTGATCGGCTACTTCGGGATCATTGCTGCGGCAGGTATTGTCGGTGCGGTGTACAGGCTCTATTTGACCCAGATGCTGACCATTCGCTGGCGTCGCTGGCTGACCGAGCAGCACTTCTCACGCTGGCTGGCGCACAAGAACTACTACCAGCTGGAGCAGGGCGGTTATACCGACAACCCTGACCAGCGCATCAGTGAAGATATCAATTCGTTCACCGACAGCACGCTCACCCTGGGCCTGGGGTTGATCCGCAACGTAGTCAGTCTGGTGTCGTTTTCGATCATCCTGTGGGGTGTATCGGGCAGCATTGAGGTTTTTGGCATCACCATTCCCGGTTACATGTTCTGGTGCGCACTGTTGTACGCCGCCGTGGGCAGCTGGCTGGCGCATCTGATCGGTCGACGGCTGATCGGCCTGAGCAACCAGCAACAGCGCTTCGAAGCTGACTTGCGTTTCTCGATGGTGCGGGTGCGCGAAAATGCCGAAAGCATTGCCTTGTACAACGGCGAGGCCAATGAGCATGAGCGCCTGAGTACCCGATTCAACAAGGTCTGGAAAAACTTCTGGACGCAAATGAAGGTGCAAAAACGCCTGACGTTTTTCACTGCCGGTTACTCGCAGATCGCCATTATCTTTCCGTTTGTCGTGGCCGCGCCGCGCTACTTTGCCGGCAAGATCGAGCTGGGCGAGCTGATGCAAATCAACTCGGCCTTCAGCAATGTGCAAGAAAACTTCAGCTGGTTTATCGATGCCTATGTGACTCTGGCGGCATGGCGTGCCACCTGCGATCGTCTGCTGAGCTTTCGTCAGGCCATGACCGACAATGAGCAGCGCTTGCCGGCGATTGATGTACAGCACCAGGGCGAAGAGTTGCAGATCAAAGACCTGAGTCTCGATCTGGCCGATGGTCGGCCGCTGTTGCATGGCGCCAGCCTGCAGGTGCAGGACGGTGAGCGGCTGATGCTCAGCGGGCGCTCCGGCAGCGGTAAAAGCACCTTGCTGCGGGCGATGGGCGGGCTGTGGCCGCGGGGTGGCGGGGCGATCCGTTTACCGCGTGAGCGGGCGCTGTTTTTGCCGCAAAAACCCTACTTGCCCATCGGCACCTTGCGCGATGCCCTGAGTTATCCACAGACCGGCGAGACCTACAGCAACGAGTGTTATGAACAGGTGCTGCGCACGTGCCGCCTGGAGCATCTGATCTCCAAGCTCGACGAGGTTAACCACTGGCAGCGGCTGCTGTCGGGTGGTGAGCAGCAGCGCCTGGCCTTTGCCCGGGCGCTGCTGTATCGCCCGCAATGGCTGTATATGGACGAATCGACCTCGGCAATGGATGAGGAGGACGAAGCCATGGTGTACCAGGCCCTGATCGATCAACTGCCGGGCTTGAGCATTATCAGTGTCGGCCATCGCAGCAGCCTTGCGCGCTTTCATCCACAGCATGTGCGGATCGTCGAAGGGCAACTGGTTGCGCAGTAG
- a CDS encoding PA4642 family protein produces MRKDKKQLIGDEIGDEQIKLFLDFEPVDATSPSLHKLIKAYRGLRIDDFGRFLTFFKEAGYDLDGKDEQGQTFVDIIKDQRNADEYIELIDQARG; encoded by the coding sequence ATGCGTAAAGACAAAAAGCAGTTGATTGGTGACGAGATCGGCGACGAGCAGATCAAGTTGTTCCTGGACTTTGAGCCCGTGGACGCCACTTCGCCGTCGCTGCACAAACTGATCAAGGCTTACCGCGGCCTGCGCATCGATGACTTTGGGCGCTTCCTGACTTTCTTCAAGGAAGCCGGCTACGACCTGGATGGCAAAGACGAACAGGGTCAGACGTTCGTGGACATCATCAAGGACCAGCGCAATGCAGACGAGTACATCGAGCTGATCGACCAGGCTCGCGGTTGA
- the mqo gene encoding malate dehydrogenase (quinone): MAHNEAVDVVLVGAGIMSATLAVLLKELDPGIKLEVVEQMDSGAAESSNPWNNAGTGHAGLCELNYTPQAADGSIDIKKAVHINAQFEVSKQFWAYLAQKGTFGSCKSFISPVPHLSYVEGEKGVSFLKKRFEVLSKHHAFADMEYTEDKARMTEWMPLMMPGRPADQHISATRVEHGTDVNFGALTQQLLKHLASAPDTQIKYSKKVTGLKRNGSGWTVSIKDTNSGNTRHVDAKFVFLGAGGAALPLLQASGIEESKGYGGFPVSGQWLRCDNPEVVKLHQAKVYSQAAVGSPPMSVPHLDTRVVDGKKSLLFGPYAGFTTKFLKHGSFLDLPMSIRLGNIGPMLAVARDNMDLTKYLVSEVRQSMEQRLESLRRFYPQAKAEDWRLEIAGQRVQIIKKDPKKGGVLQFGTELVAAKDGSLAALLGASPGASVTVSIMLDLIERCFAQKATGEWAAKLKEIFPAREKVLETDADLYREISTRNSELLELVAPQSANTSIA; encoded by the coding sequence ATGGCGCATAACGAAGCAGTCGACGTAGTACTGGTTGGAGCGGGCATCATGAGTGCCACCCTCGCCGTACTGCTCAAAGAGCTCGACCCCGGCATTAAGCTGGAAGTTGTTGAGCAGATGGACTCGGGTGCCGCGGAGAGTTCCAACCCGTGGAACAACGCAGGTACCGGTCACGCTGGTCTTTGTGAGCTGAACTACACGCCGCAGGCGGCTGACGGTTCGATCGACATCAAGAAGGCTGTGCATATCAATGCCCAGTTCGAAGTGTCGAAACAGTTTTGGGCCTACCTGGCACAAAAAGGCACCTTCGGTTCATGCAAGTCCTTCATCAGCCCGGTTCCTCACCTGAGCTACGTTGAAGGCGAAAAAGGCGTGTCCTTCCTGAAAAAACGCTTTGAAGTGCTGAGCAAGCACCATGCGTTTGCCGACATGGAATACACCGAAGACAAAGCCAGGATGACCGAGTGGATGCCCCTGATGATGCCGGGCCGCCCTGCGGACCAGCACATCTCGGCCACCCGTGTGGAGCATGGCACCGACGTCAACTTCGGCGCCCTGACCCAGCAACTGCTCAAGCATCTGGCCAGCGCACCGGACACCCAGATCAAGTACAGCAAAAAAGTCACCGGCCTCAAGCGCAACGGCAGCGGCTGGACGGTGAGCATCAAGGACACCAACAGCGGCAACACCCGCCACGTTGATGCCAAATTCGTGTTCCTCGGTGCCGGTGGCGCGGCTTTGCCGCTGCTGCAAGCTTCGGGCATCGAAGAAAGCAAAGGCTATGGCGGCTTCCCGGTCAGCGGCCAATGGCTGCGTTGCGACAACCCGGAAGTGGTCAAGCTGCACCAGGCCAAGGTTTACAGCCAGGCCGCAGTGGGTTCGCCACCGATGTCGGTACCGCACCTGGACACCCGTGTAGTGGATGGCAAAAAGTCGCTGCTGTTCGGGCCTTATGCCGGTTTCACCACCAAGTTCCTCAAGCACGGTTCGTTCCTTGACCTGCCGATGTCGATCCGCCTGGGCAATATCGGGCCGATGCTGGCCGTGGCTCGCGACAACATGGACCTGACCAAGTACCTGGTCAGCGAAGTGCGCCAGTCGATGGAGCAACGCCTGGAGTCACTGCGTCGTTTCTATCCGCAGGCCAAGGCTGAAGACTGGCGTCTTGAGATTGCCGGGCAACGGGTGCAGATCATCAAGAAAGACCCGAAAAAGGGCGGCGTCCTGCAGTTCGGTACCGAACTGGTTGCGGCCAAGGACGGCTCGCTGGCCGCTCTGCTGGGCGCTTCGCCAGGCGCTTCGGTCACCGTTTCGATCATGCTCGACCTGATCGAACGCTGCTTTGCGCAAAAAGCCACCGGCGAGTGGGCGGCCAAGCTCAAGGAAATCTTCCCGGCACGGGAAAAGGTCCTCGAAACCGACGCCGACCTGTACCGTGAAATCAGCACCCGCAACTCCGAGTTGCTGGAACTGGTTGCACCACAGAGCGCCAATACCAGCATCGCGTAA
- a CDS encoding YajG family lipoprotein, with translation MLQRLLFGLITVTSLTLVGCAHSPQQLSPQPKLTTQLAPVGRGQPVVVRVVDGRPSPTLGTRGGMYPETSAISVSSADLIPKLQAQAEAAVRLLGFTPTANAMNAPTLTVTLAELKYQSPKDTMYVTEATIGATFRSDVKNGGRTYSGRYGASLDQRFGMAPNQETNTKLVSDVLSDALTRVFKDPTIGRLLSE, from the coding sequence ATGTTGCAACGCCTGTTGTTCGGTTTGATTACTGTGACCAGTTTGACCCTCGTCGGCTGCGCCCACAGCCCGCAACAACTCAGCCCGCAACCCAAGCTGACGACTCAGCTTGCGCCCGTGGGTCGTGGCCAGCCGGTGGTGGTGCGGGTGGTGGACGGTCGTCCTTCGCCAACCCTGGGCACCCGCGGTGGCATGTACCCGGAAACCAGCGCCATCAGCGTCAGCAGTGCCGACCTGATTCCCAAGCTGCAAGCCCAGGCTGAAGCGGCCGTGCGCCTGCTGGGTTTCACCCCGACAGCCAATGCGATGAACGCACCCACGCTGACCGTGACCCTGGCCGAACTCAAGTACCAGTCGCCCAAGGACACCATGTACGTGACTGAGGCCACCATCGGCGCGACCTTCCGCTCGGATGTGAAGAACGGTGGTCGTACCTACAGCGGCCGCTATGGTGCGTCCCTGGACCAGCGCTTCGGCATGGCGCCGAATCAGGAAACCAACACCAAACTGGTGAGCGACGTGCTCAGCGACGCCCTGACACGGGTGTTCAAGGACCCGACCATCGGTCGTTTGCTCAGCGAGTAA
- a CDS encoding 1-acyl-sn-glycerol-3-phosphate acyltransferase: MMGQFDSIRPYDDAEVPAVLARLLSDKAFLDILTHFRFPRLAGAFGWLLKPLIAHRLRKEFASVNSVASLQDKVEVYVDRTIEHATDGVTYTGVEQLKSGSAYLFLANHRDIVMDPAFVNYAVYHAGLPTPRIAIGDNLLQKPFVSDLMRLNKSFIVHRSITGRREKLAAYQLLSAYINHSIRNDCQSIWIAQAEGRAKDGDDRTDSAILKMFHMSRKDEPFAEVIQSLNLTPVSISYEYDPCDQAKARELYIRATTGTYSKAPGEDDTSIANGITGYKGRVHVNFAAPVTEPFEDSKLLAAEMDRHILSGYRLFPVHYLAYAQWAEAEAELQVPTAAEVFGAEELAKAQQEWQRRLDACPAEHRPYLVLQYAMPVRNQYRIKAGLPL, encoded by the coding sequence ATGATGGGCCAATTCGATAGCATCCGACCTTACGACGACGCCGAAGTACCAGCAGTGCTGGCCCGGCTGCTCAGCGACAAGGCGTTTCTGGATATCCTGACCCACTTTCGCTTTCCGCGCCTGGCTGGCGCTTTCGGCTGGCTGTTAAAACCACTTATAGCTCATCGCCTGCGCAAAGAGTTCGCCAGCGTCAATTCAGTTGCGTCCTTGCAGGACAAGGTCGAGGTTTACGTCGACCGCACCATTGAGCATGCCACCGACGGCGTGACCTATACCGGCGTCGAGCAACTGAAATCCGGCAGCGCCTACCTGTTTCTGGCCAACCACCGCGATATCGTGATGGACCCGGCCTTCGTCAATTACGCCGTGTACCACGCCGGCCTGCCGACGCCGCGCATCGCCATTGGCGATAACCTGCTGCAAAAGCCGTTTGTCAGCGACCTGATGCGCCTGAACAAAAGCTTTATCGTGCACCGTTCGATCACCGGGCGCAGGGAAAAGCTCGCGGCCTATCAACTGTTGTCGGCCTATATCAACCACTCGATCCGTAACGACTGCCAGTCGATCTGGATTGCCCAGGCAGAAGGCCGGGCCAAGGACGGTGATGACCGTACCGACTCGGCGATCCTGAAAATGTTTCATATGAGCCGCAAGGACGAGCCGTTTGCCGAGGTCATCCAGTCGCTGAACCTGACGCCGGTTTCGATCAGCTATGAATATGATCCCTGTGACCAGGCCAAGGCCCGCGAGCTGTATATCCGCGCCACCACGGGCACCTACAGCAAGGCCCCGGGCGAAGACGACACCAGCATCGCCAACGGCATTACCGGCTATAAAGGCCGCGTGCATGTGAACTTTGCCGCCCCGGTGACCGAACCTTTCGAGGACAGCAAATTGCTTGCCGCGGAAATGGATCGTCATATTCTCAGCGGCTATCGCCTGTTTCCGGTGCACTACCTGGCGTATGCACAGTGGGCTGAGGCCGAGGCTGAGCTGCAAGTGCCTACCGCCGCCGAGGTATTCGGTGCCGAAGAGCTGGCCAAGGCCCAACAGGAATGGCAACGCCGCCTGGACGCCTGCCCGGCCGAGCATCGCCCGTATCTGGTGCTGCAGTATGCGATGCCGGTGCGTAACCAGTACCGGATCAAGGCGGGGTTGCCCCTGTAA
- a CDS encoding CPXCG motif-containing cysteine-rich protein, which yields MLETERYECPYCGEPAEAVLDLSGGDQSYIEDCPVCCRPILFHLQTDGHEWMLDVHAENE from the coding sequence ATGCTTGAAACTGAACGCTATGAATGCCCCTATTGTGGCGAGCCGGCAGAAGCGGTACTGGATCTTTCGGGGGGCGATCAAAGCTACATTGAGGATTGCCCGGTGTGTTGCCGACCGATCCTTTTCCATCTTCAGACCGATGGTCATGAATGGATGCTCGATGTGCATGCCGAGAATGAGTAG
- a CDS encoding putative signal transducing protein codes for MQRIYEPENLMEAELLLGMLASEGIAATLQGRDLIGGTGELPALGLLGLAVADDQARCARALIDAYNAATPVAGDEPESVADVLIC; via the coding sequence ATGCAACGCATCTACGAGCCGGAAAACCTGATGGAAGCCGAATTGTTGCTGGGCATGCTGGCCAGTGAAGGCATTGCGGCAACCCTGCAGGGTCGCGATTTGATTGGCGGTACCGGGGAGTTGCCGGCCTTGGGGTTGTTGGGGCTGGCGGTAGCCGATGATCAGGCGCGCTGCGCACGCGCGTTGATCGATGCGTACAATGCGGCCACGCCGGTGGCGGGCGATGAGCCCGAAAGCGTTGCAGATGTACTGATCTGCTGA
- a CDS encoding SOS response-associated peptidase yields MCGRFALFRWNPAFAALPGFPADQQAQWNISPNDSVLILRAGAEPGQRELARARWGLTPAWLTDLSRTPAHARAETVVEQPMFRDALRERRCLIPANGFYEWRGTTRKRPYWLTPGEGSSLFFAGIWEAYPVAGHVWLSTAVITQAAASQRRPLILDEAGQQAWLDPQTPLHVLQALLASPQMALRERPLANLVNDPKLNAPECLTPG; encoded by the coding sequence ATGTGTGGACGTTTTGCCCTGTTTCGCTGGAACCCCGCGTTTGCAGCCTTGCCCGGTTTTCCGGCGGATCAGCAGGCCCAGTGGAACATTTCGCCCAATGATTCGGTATTGATCCTGCGTGCCGGTGCTGAGCCAGGTCAGCGAGAACTGGCGCGGGCGCGCTGGGGCCTGACTCCTGCATGGCTCACCGACCTGTCGCGTACCCCGGCCCATGCCCGTGCCGAAACCGTGGTCGAGCAGCCCATGTTTCGCGATGCCTTGCGCGAGCGTCGCTGCCTGATTCCGGCCAACGGTTTTTACGAGTGGCGTGGCACCACCCGCAAGCGCCCCTATTGGCTGACCCCGGGGGAGGGCTCCTCGCTGTTTTTTGCCGGTATCTGGGAGGCCTACCCGGTGGCTGGGCATGTGTGGCTCAGTACTGCGGTGATCACCCAGGCTGCCGCCAGCCAGCGCCGCCCGCTGATTCTGGATGAGGCCGGCCAGCAGGCCTGGCTTGACCCGCAAACCCCGCTGCATGTGCTGCAGGCACTGCTGGCCAGCCCGCAGATGGCGTTGCGCGAACGGCCTTTGGCCAATCTGGTCAATGATCCCAAACTCAATGCCCCCGAGTGCCTGACGCCGGGTTGA
- a CDS encoding M48 family metallopeptidase, which translates to MGKLAVVCAVGAGLLLGGCQAVNTTNGGAVGVERKQYMFSMLSSQQVDQMYAQSYQQTVSEASTKGALDKTSANAKRLQAIANRLIAQAPAFRPDAAQWNWEVNLIKSDELNANCGPGGKIIFYSGIIEQLKLSDDEIAAIMGHEIAHALREHGRESMSKAYGIEIAKQGAGALLGLGQDSLGLADTVVNYSLTLPNSRSNENEADLIGLELAARAGYNPNAAITLWQKMAQQSQNAPPEFMSTHPASSSRIAALQAAIPKVMPLYQQAPKTQ; encoded by the coding sequence ATGGGTAAGTTAGCGGTAGTGTGCGCCGTGGGCGCCGGGTTGTTGCTGGGCGGCTGTCAGGCGGTGAATACCACCAATGGCGGCGCCGTGGGCGTAGAGCGCAAGCAGTACATGTTCAGCATGCTGTCGAGCCAGCAGGTTGACCAGATGTATGCTCAGTCATACCAGCAGACGGTCAGCGAGGCCAGTACCAAGGGCGCCCTGGACAAGACCAGCGCCAACGCCAAGCGCCTGCAGGCAATCGCCAACCGGCTGATTGCCCAGGCCCCGGCCTTTCGCCCGGATGCCGCGCAATGGAACTGGGAAGTGAACCTGATCAAGAGTGACGAGCTCAACGCCAACTGCGGCCCTGGCGGCAAGATCATTTTTTACAGCGGGATCATCGAACAGCTGAAGCTGAGCGACGATGAAATTGCCGCGATCATGGGCCATGAAATTGCCCACGCCTTGCGTGAGCACGGGCGTGAATCCATGTCCAAGGCCTACGGTATCGAGATCGCCAAGCAGGGTGCTGGCGCCTTGTTGGGGCTGGGCCAGGACAGCTTGGGGCTGGCCGACACGGTGGTGAACTACAGCCTGACCTTGCCCAACAGCCGCAGCAATGAAAACGAAGCGGACCTGATCGGCCTGGAGCTGGCAGCCCGTGCGGGCTACAACCCGAATGCGGCGATCACCCTGTGGCAGAAAATGGCCCAGCAATCACAGAATGCGCCACCGGAATTCATGAGCACCCACCCGGCTTCCAGCAGCCGGATCGCAGCGCTGCAAGCGGCCATTCCAAAGGTCATGCCGCTGTATCAGCAAGCGCCGAAAACCCAGTAA
- a CDS encoding TMEM165/GDT1 family protein, translated as MLDSLLVPTAIVALAEIGDKTQLLALILAARFRKPWPIIAGIVVATLANHAAAGAVGAWFSTFFSDAMLHWILAASFTATALWTLVPDKMDDDEASTARKYGPFVTTLITFFIAEIGDKTQVATVMLAAQYPDLWLVIIGTTLGMLIANVPVVLAGNFAADKLPLPLIRRLAATAFVVLAVVAVYKAMQISGWV; from the coding sequence ATGCTCGATTCCCTGCTTGTCCCTACTGCAATCGTTGCCTTGGCCGAAATCGGCGACAAGACGCAACTGCTCGCCCTTATTCTGGCCGCACGCTTTCGCAAACCCTGGCCGATAATCGCCGGTATCGTGGTCGCGACCCTGGCCAACCATGCTGCAGCCGGTGCCGTAGGCGCCTGGTTCAGTACCTTCTTCAGCGATGCCATGCTGCACTGGATCCTTGCCGCGAGCTTTACCGCCACCGCGTTGTGGACCCTGGTGCCGGACAAGATGGACGACGACGAAGCCAGCACCGCACGCAAGTACGGACCGTTCGTGACCACGTTGATCACCTTCTTCATTGCCGAAATCGGGGACAAGACCCAGGTGGCGACCGTCATGCTCGCCGCGCAGTACCCGGACTTGTGGCTGGTGATTATCGGCACCACCCTGGGCATGTTGATTGCCAACGTGCCGGTGGTATTGGCGGGCAACTTTGCCGCCGACAAACTGCCGCTGCCCCTGATCCGCCGCCTGGCTGCCACTGCGTTCGTGGTACTGGCCGTCGTGGCGGTGTACAAGGCGATGCAGATCAGCGGCTGGGTTTAA
- a CDS encoding class I SAM-dependent methyltransferase: protein MDPRSEVLLRQPEYFQGSVLLVGLPADELLNELPDAHGWCWHAGDQAVLDARFAGRVQFGVDIPERAFDTAVVFLPKSKELSDYVLKAVAARLPGADVFLVGEKKGGIEGASKQLIPFGKPRKLDSARHCQLWQVTVENAPAAPVLHELAQHYELPLAEGPLKVVSLPGVFSHGRLDRGSALLLEHLDKLPSGHVLDFGCGAGVLGAAVKRRYPHNNVTLLDVDAFATASSRLTLAANGLEGEVITGNGIDAAPMGLNTILSNPPFHVGVHTDYHATENLLQKAVKHLKSGGELRIVANSFLRYQPLIEEHFGACSVKAEGQGFRIYSAKRR, encoded by the coding sequence ATGGATCCGCGCAGTGAAGTACTGCTTCGTCAGCCTGAATACTTTCAAGGCTCGGTGCTGTTGGTCGGCTTGCCGGCTGACGAGTTGCTGAACGAATTGCCCGATGCCCACGGCTGGTGCTGGCATGCCGGTGACCAGGCCGTGCTCGACGCCCGTTTTGCCGGGCGCGTGCAGTTCGGTGTCGATATCCCTGAGCGGGCGTTCGACACCGCCGTGGTGTTTCTGCCCAAGTCCAAGGAACTGAGCGACTACGTGCTCAAGGCCGTGGCCGCCCGCCTGCCGGGTGCCGACGTGTTCCTGGTCGGTGAAAAAAAGGGCGGCATCGAAGGCGCCTCCAAGCAACTGATCCCGTTTGGCAAACCGCGCAAGCTCGACAGCGCGCGGCATTGCCAGCTGTGGCAAGTGACCGTGGAAAACGCGCCAGCGGCACCGGTGCTGCATGAGCTGGCGCAACATTACGAACTGCCGCTGGCCGAAGGCCCGCTCAAGGTCGTGAGCCTGCCCGGCGTGTTCAGCCACGGCCGCCTGGATCGCGGCAGCGCCCTGCTGCTTGAGCATCTGGACAAGCTGCCCAGCGGCCATGTGCTGGACTTTGGTTGCGGTGCGGGCGTGCTCGGAGCTGCGGTCAAACGTCGCTACCCGCACAACAACGTCACCTTGCTCGACGTGGATGCCTTCGCCACTGCCAGCAGCCGCCTGACCCTGGCCGCCAACGGCCTGGAAGGCGAAGTGATTACCGGCAACGGCATCGACGCCGCGCCGATGGGTTTGAACACGATCCTGAGCAACCCGCCGTTCCATGTCGGAGTGCACACCGATTACCACGCCACCGAGAACTTGCTGCAAAAAGCAGTCAAACATCTGAAATCAGGTGGGGAACTGCGGATTGTCGCCAACAGCTTCCTGCGCTACCAGCCGCTGATCGAAGAGCATTTCGGCGCTTGTTCGGTCAAGGCCGAGGGCCAGGGTTTCCGGATTTACAGCGCCAAGCGTCGTTGA
- a CDS encoding 2-hydroxyacid dehydrogenase, with amino-acid sequence MTNTQRAVFLDYTSLDLGDLDLDPLRRAFGDVQLCADTTPANVIERLQGARVAISNKVVLNAQTLAACPDLKLILVAATGTNNVDLEAARAQGITVANCQGYGTPSVAQHTLGLLLALATRLVDYNKAVADGQWQQSKQFCLLDFPIVELEGKTLGLFGHGELGSAVAKLAEAFGMRVLIGQIPGRPARAGRLALDELLPQVDALTFHCPLTEHTRNFIGARELALLKPGAFVVNTARGGMIDEQALADALRSGHLGGAATDVLSVEPPRDGNPLLAADIPRLIITPHSAWGSREARQRIVGQLAQNAEAFFTGTALRVVS; translated from the coding sequence ATGACTAACACTCAGCGCGCCGTATTCCTTGATTACACCTCACTGGACCTGGGCGATCTCGACCTCGACCCGCTGCGTCGCGCCTTCGGCGACGTGCAGCTGTGCGCAGACACCACGCCAGCCAATGTGATCGAGCGTCTGCAAGGCGCCCGTGTGGCCATCAGCAATAAAGTCGTGCTCAACGCCCAAACCCTGGCTGCCTGCCCGGACCTGAAGCTGATTCTGGTGGCGGCCACCGGCACCAACAACGTCGACCTTGAGGCCGCCCGCGCCCAGGGCATCACCGTGGCCAACTGCCAGGGCTATGGCACGCCGTCGGTGGCGCAACACACCCTGGGCCTGCTGCTGGCACTGGCCACGCGCCTGGTGGACTACAACAAGGCGGTGGCCGATGGCCAGTGGCAGCAGTCGAAACAGTTCTGCCTGCTGGACTTTCCGATTGTCGAGCTGGAAGGCAAGACCCTGGGCCTGTTCGGTCACGGCGAGCTGGGCAGCGCGGTGGCGAAACTGGCCGAAGCCTTCGGCATGCGCGTGCTGATCGGCCAGATCCCCGGGCGCCCGGCCCGCGCCGGGCGCCTTGCGCTCGACGAACTGCTGCCCCAGGTCGACGCCCTGACATTTCACTGCCCGCTTACCGAGCACACGCGCAATTTTATCGGCGCCCGCGAGTTGGCCCTGCTCAAGCCCGGTGCCTTCGTGGTCAACACCGCACGCGGCGGCATGATTGACGAACAGGCACTGGCCGACGCCCTGCGCAGCGGTCACCTGGGCGGCGCCGCCACCGATGTGCTGAGCGTCGAACCGCCCCGCGACGGCAACCCGCTGCTGGCCGCCGATATTCCACGCCTGATCATCACCCCGCACAGTGCCTGGGGCAGTCGTGAAGCCCGGCAGCGGATCGTCGGCCAACTGGCGCAAAACGCCGAAGCGTTCTTCACAGGTACAGCGCTGCGGGTCGTCAGTTGA
- a CDS encoding LysE family translocator, producing the protein MYWTEFLTVALIHLLAVASPGPDFAVVVRESVTHGRRAGMFTAFGVGTAIFVHVGYSLLGIGIIVSQSIVLFNALKWLAAAYLLYIGIKALRAKPADPAALAASLPVGERTARGAFTSGFVTNGLNPKATLFFLSLFTVVINPHTPLSIQAGYGVYLAVATGVWFCMVAMLFSHQRVRTGFARMGHWFDRTMGAVLVALGVKLAFTEMH; encoded by the coding sequence ATGTACTGGACAGAATTTTTGACTGTTGCCCTGATTCACCTGCTGGCTGTGGCCAGCCCCGGGCCTGATTTTGCCGTGGTGGTGCGCGAGAGCGTGACCCATGGTCGCCGCGCGGGGATGTTTACCGCCTTTGGTGTGGGCACGGCGATTTTCGTCCATGTCGGTTATTCGTTGCTGGGTATCGGCATTATCGTGTCGCAATCGATTGTGCTGTTTAACGCCCTGAAATGGCTGGCGGCGGCTTACCTGCTGTATATCGGTATCAAGGCCTTGCGGGCCAAGCCGGCCGATCCTGCGGCGCTGGCGGCCAGCTTGCCGGTGGGCGAACGCACGGCGCGCGGTGCTTTCACCTCGGGCTTCGTGACCAACGGCCTGAACCCCAAGGCGACGCTGTTTTTCCTGTCGCTGTTTACCGTGGTGATCAACCCGCATACACCGCTGTCGATCCAGGCCGGTTATGGCGTGTACCTGGCGGTGGCCACCGGGGTGTGGTTCTGCATGGTCGCGATGTTGTTCAGCCATCAGCGCGTGCGTACCGGTTTTGCCCGCATGGGCCACTGGTTTGACCGCACGATGGGCGCGGTGCTGGTGGCGCTGGGCGTGAAACTGGCGTTTACCGAGATGCATTGA